The genome window CCAAGCCGGCCTCGCGGAACATGTCGGCGTTGTAAAAGAGCACCAGGTTGGAGATGTCCCTGGGGACCACGATCAGCTCACCCTCGTAGCGAAAGGCGTCCAGGTGGCCGGGAAAGAAGTCGTCCAGGTCGAACTCGGCGGCGCGATCCTCGAGCGACATAAAGGCGCCCTGCGCGGCAAAGCCCGGCATCGAGATGTTGTTGATGAAAAAGACATCCGGCGCGTTGCCCGCGGCGATCAGGGTGGCCAGGTTCTGCTCGTAGTCGCCCGCCGAGGGGATGTGGTTGACGGTGACGGTGACGCCGGGGTTGGCCGCCTCGAAGTCGGCGATCAGCTCCTCGTAGATGTCGAGATCCTCGGTGCCGCCCCAGGTGGCAAAGGTGATGGTCTGGGCGAGCGCGCTGCCTAGGAGCGCGAGCACCGCCACGAGAGTCAACAGCTTGTGCATCTTGTGCATTATGTCCTCCTTCGATGGTTTTCCCCGACAGGATACCTCTCTTAGACCACTGGGTCAAATCTTAGACCACTGGGTCAAACCCGCGGCGCTCAGCGCGCGCCGTACAAGAAGACGATGCCGGCGATGAGGCGGCGGCCAGCCCCTTGCGCCCCAGACTGTCCCGTTCTCCGAGCAGCAAGATGCCGGTGGTCATGAGCAGAGCAGCCGGATCTGCGCGACCAGAATCACCTGCCCGGCGCTGGTCAAGCCCGCTCCCAAAGCAAAAAAGAACAAGGTCTAAAAAGAACAAGGTCTAGAGGCTCTCCCGCCGCCAGCTTGGGCTCATTCCAGACCCCGCAAAGTGGGGTCGAGCAGGTCGCGCAGGCCGTCGCCGAAGAGGTTGAAACCCAAGGAGGCGACGAGAATAGCCAAGCCGGAAAAGACCGACACCCAGGGCGAGAGCAGCATGTAGTCGCGGCTGTCGGCGAGCATCAGGCCCAGAGACGGCGTCGGCGGCTGCGTGCCCAGGCCCAAAAAGGACAGCGAGGACTCGACCAAGATGGCGGTCGACAGCGACAGCGTCGTCTGCACCATGAGGGGCGCGGCGAGGTTGGGGGCGACGTGTTTGAAGATGATCCTGGGGCTCCTCGCGCCGAGCGCCCGGGCCGCGGCCACGTAGTCCCAGGAGAGGATGCTGAGCGCGGGGGCACGCGCCAGGCGCGCGAAGATCGGCAGGTAGACGGTGCCGATGGCCAGCGCGGTGTTGTGACTGCCGGGGCCCAGGACGGCCAGGACGGCAATCGCCAGGAGGATGATGGGAAAGGCCAGGAGCACGTCCATGAAGCGCATGATGAGGCGGTCGACCGCGCCGCCCAGGTAGGCGGCGACCAAGCCGAGGCTGCCGCCTAAGACGAGCGCGACGCCGACCGCGCCAAAGGCGACCGAGACGCTGGTGCGGTAGCCGTGCAGCAGGCGCGAGAGGATGTCGCGGCCGAAGTTGTCGGTGCCCAGCAGGTGCTCGCTCGAGGGCCCCTGAAAGCGGCTGCGGATGTTCTGGCCCAGGGGGTCGTGCGGGCTGAGCAGCGGCGCGAAGAGCGCGGCGAGGACCACCAAGAGGCTCAGGGCGAAGCCGAAAGAGCCGACTTGGTTGCGCCACAAGCGGGTGAAAAAGTTCCTCATGCCTGCTTCAAGGGCGTCACGTGTACTCCACCCGAGGGTCGATGAAGGCGTAGGCGAGGTCGATGAGCAAGTTGATGAGGACGAAAATGGCCGTGACCACCAGGATCACCCCCTGTACCAGCGGATAGTTGCGCTCGTTTATGGC of Deinococcota bacterium contains these proteins:
- a CDS encoding ABC transporter permease — translated: MRNFFTRLWRNQVGSFGFALSLLVVLAALFAPLLSPHDPLGQNIRSRFQGPSSEHLLGTDNFGRDILSRLLHGYRTSVSVAFGAVGVALVLGGSLGLVAAYLGGAVDRLIMRFMDVLLAFPIILLAIAVLAVLGPGSHNTALAIGTVYLPIFARLARAPALSILSWDYVAAARALGARSPRIIFKHVAPNLAAPLMVQTTLSLSTAILVESSLSFLGLGTQPPTPSLGLMLADSRDYMLLSPWVSVFSGLAILVASLGFNLFGDGLRDLLDPTLRGLE